One Cervus canadensis isolate Bull #8, Minnesota chromosome 13, ASM1932006v1, whole genome shotgun sequence DNA segment encodes these proteins:
- the RGS8 gene encoding regulator of G-protein signaling 8 isoform X2, which produces MRTGQRQNKGMRTRLGCLSHKSDSCSDFTAILPDKPNRALKRLSTEEATRWADSFDVLLSHKYGVAAFRAFLKTEFSEENLEFWLACEEFKKTRSTAKLVSKAHRIFEEFVDVQAPREVNIDFQTREATRKNMQEPSLTCFDQAQGKVHSLMEKDSYPRFLRSKMYLDLLSQSQRRLS; this is translated from the exons ATGAGGACTGGTCAAAGACA GAACAAAGGGATGAGGACTCGACTGGGATGCCTGTCTCACAAGTCTGACTCTTGTAGTGATTTCACAGCCATTCTTCCCGACAAACCCAACCGTGCTCTAAA GAGACTATCCACAGAAGAAGCTACGAGGTGGGCGGATTCCTTTGATGTACTTCTCTCCCATAAGT ATGGAGTGGCTGCCTTCCGTGCCTTCCTGAAGACGGAGTTCAGTGAAGAGAACCTGGAGTTCTGGTTGGCCTGTGAGGAGTTCAAGAAGACCAGGTCAACCGCCAAACTGGTCTCCAAGGCCCATAGAATCTTTGAGGAGTTTGTGGATGTGCAGGCTCCGCGGGAG GTAAACATAGACTTCCAGACCCGAGAAGCCACGAGGAAGAACATGCAAGAGCCATCCCTGACTTGTTTCGACCAAGCCCAGGGCAAAGTACACAGTCTCATGGAGAAAGACTCTTACCCCCGGTTCCTGAGGTCCAAAATGTACTTAGATTTGCTGTCCCAAAGCCAGAGGCGGCTCAGTTAG
- the RGS8 gene encoding regulator of G-protein signaling 8 isoform X1, with translation MAALLMPRRNKGMRTRLGCLSHKSDSCSDFTAILPDKPNRALKRLSTEEATRWADSFDVLLSHKYGVAAFRAFLKTEFSEENLEFWLACEEFKKTRSTAKLVSKAHRIFEEFVDVQAPREVNIDFQTREATRKNMQEPSLTCFDQAQGKVHSLMEKDSYPRFLRSKMYLDLLSQSQRRLS, from the exons ATGGCCGCTTTACTGATGCCACGCAG GAACAAAGGGATGAGGACTCGACTGGGATGCCTGTCTCACAAGTCTGACTCTTGTAGTGATTTCACAGCCATTCTTCCCGACAAACCCAACCGTGCTCTAAA GAGACTATCCACAGAAGAAGCTACGAGGTGGGCGGATTCCTTTGATGTACTTCTCTCCCATAAGT ATGGAGTGGCTGCCTTCCGTGCCTTCCTGAAGACGGAGTTCAGTGAAGAGAACCTGGAGTTCTGGTTGGCCTGTGAGGAGTTCAAGAAGACCAGGTCAACCGCCAAACTGGTCTCCAAGGCCCATAGAATCTTTGAGGAGTTTGTGGATGTGCAGGCTCCGCGGGAG GTAAACATAGACTTCCAGACCCGAGAAGCCACGAGGAAGAACATGCAAGAGCCATCCCTGACTTGTTTCGACCAAGCCCAGGGCAAAGTACACAGTCTCATGGAGAAAGACTCTTACCCCCGGTTCCTGAGGTCCAAAATGTACTTAGATTTGCTGTCCCAAAGCCAGAGGCGGCTCAGTTAG